The following is a genomic window from Rubeoparvulum massiliense.
CAAATCCCTCGGGAAGCTGTAATGAAAAGCTCCAATCTCCATAGGGGAATAGAGTATAATTTTGAACCTTGAAATTCTTATTTCCATCCTTTGCAGCTTCAGCCTCACCTAATTGAGCAAAGCCACGTAGTTGAAGCTTGCGCTCATTACTGCCATTATTATTGAGGTCGAAGTCATCTACCACAAAAACAATCAGCTTTGCATTTGGGTCCATATTGGATGGGAAGTTAATAAACACATCGTTCTTTCCACTTGGATCGGCGCCAGGATTATTCTTACTTGGATCAAGCTCTACCTTCCCATTTTTAAGTGCTTCGAGAAAGTCGATACTAGCAAAGTTGTACGTTGAATTATTTCCCTTCTGCTCAGTCTTTACCCAAAACCAGCTTGCTCCCCCCTCAGCTGATTGGGGAGAATTTTTTTTCTCATTTACTTTGAAGGCGATCTTTTCATTGACACCATATTGTTGAAGCTCATTACTCTTAATCACCATGGGAAGGAAGGTAGCATTCTTGAGATCAAATGGTTGATTCACTAAACGGTTGGCACCGATCGTATAGGATAACTCTACTTGATTGGATTTATCCGTATTTAGTGGAAGATAGGCCTGCTTTGGTGAGCTTAGTAAATTGAAGGGTTCTGTCACCAAAACAAACTCAACTTGATCCTTAGCACCTGATTGATCCCATGCCTCAATACGAATCGGTACAATGGGGGGGAACTCAGTCAATTGAAGATCCTTTGGTGAGACATCTAATGAGATGGTACTTCCCTTTGTCACCTTCTGATACTTATGTTGCAAACTGTGTCCTACTGTCTGGGAGGTATGATTAATATTCACCTCCACCTTGTTAATCCAGTGGTCTTTAAAATCATAATCATCCACACGAAACTTGAGATGAATGGTCTTCTCTGGACTGTGTGATACCTCATTTCCATCATTAAGCTGTGGTGAGAGCACACTAATAATCGGTGCATGGTTGGAGCCCATGAATGCACGATAGATCGTATTCACAAGCAGCTTCTGTTCATCCTCAGTCGGTGGATCTAATACATTTCGATAGATATCCCACCTTAATAAATGTCCGCTTCCTGAGAATGTAATATTCCCTTTGGAATAGGTGTAATAGTGATGCCAGGTGTCATACACATTATCACGCCACTTAAAGATGCTGTCATTATCAATATTGAACCAAGGAATAATTGAAGGGTCCTCTAAATCTAGCTGAAAATATTGATTATGTGTATTAGATACAGTTATTTGCTCAGGTAATAGGAAAGGGTATTGGGTAATTAATCCTTGATTAACACGGATCGCTTTTGTTGATGGAAAAAAAGCATTTAACCCCATACTATCCCATGTGTCTGTCTGACCAATAATAGAGCGAAAATTTTTCGTCCAATCATTCTCAATCGGGTTCCATAACCAATTCTCTGCATAGATGGAATCATGGGTAAACATAACTGATTGACCGCTAGCAATATATTGATTTATAGAGTTGAGCACCTCTGATGGAATCCGCTCTGGCTTCTTATTCTCCTTGGAATTATACAGATCCTTAAAGCCGAAGATCACCATATTATAGTTACCATTGAGCTGTTCATGTGTTGATTCGCAAAATTCTGCATAGGTCACGGCATCGGTTTCAATCTGATAATCCTCCGACTCTAATAGATTCTGTGCCATCAGCTCATCAGCCTTAAGATCAAGGTCATCCAAATTTTTCTTCACCTGTAATACCTTAATCTTTGTTAGATGATCTCGAAAGCGGAAGGAATTCTCAACATAATCCTGTCTCTGACTAGATTCATCGATAATGTTCAGTTTCCAATAGTAGAGACCTGAATAGCCATGAGGCAATTGATAGCTAAGGGTATAGGTACCATCTTTATTCCTTACCAACTCCTCAAGGTTCGAAGAAACAATCACTTCATCCATTGCTTCAGTTTCTTCATACTGATGATTATAGTTAAAGTCGATGAAGAGCTTAACCTTCAGCTGTTGAGGTTGGAACTTGCCTTCATTGGGAATGGAAAAGTTAAACTTGATTTCGTTTTCAGGCGAATAATAATGAGCTGTGGAGTCCTTATATGAGATTGGATTATCTAGCAATTGAATATATGGGCGTGGATTCGCATCCATGTAGGTTCGAAGATCTCCGATAAAACGGTCACGATCTTTCACAGAGGTAATGACGCCAAAAATATTCTTCTCCCCATACACTTCCTCATCTCGATAGAAAAGCACTCGCTCTGGATGCTCCTCCCAGTACGGACCAAGCACCTTCTTGATATTTCCTTCTCGATGGACTCCTACTAAATAATTATCTGAAGTAAATGCTCTAGGAAGGAGAACTGGAATCCCTTTATCAAGATAGAATTGGATAATTTGTTCTGCCTTATATTGAGTGATATCATTACTACCGAAATATGTATTTAGACCGATATTAACCTTTAGTGGATAATAGTTGCCTTTTCCAAACATGATTAAGTCATACTTGCCATTCAATTCTTCCCGTAAGGCAACAAATTGCTTCATGGAGATAAAGGTGGCTTCTACCTCCTGCTCTCGAAATAGATCCTGATAAAATTGGGTAAGCTGCTCTTCAAGCTTATTCTGAATGAAATCGATTTGGTCTTTATCATAAATATAGAGCACCTTCGCCGCTGGCAGCCCCGCTCTTGGATCTGACGCATCGGATGCACCATCTGCAGCCAATGATGGCAAAGCACTAGTACAAACCAAGACTACTGCGATGAAGAGTGAGACGATTTGCCGATAGAATTTCACTTGAATCATCCTCCCCCAGCCCCATATTCCTCTTTCAATTATACCAAAATTCCTATTATTCACGAATTTACCACCCCAAAAATGGAGTGGTAAATAGAGATGATTTCGATTTTTCGCCATAATTATCAGGGCCTTTTCTGTAATCAGCGTCCTTATCCCTGCTCATACACCGCTACCTTGTTCCGTCCTGCTTGCTTCGCTCCAATATACATAGCACGGTCAGCATGACGAATGAGACTAAGGGGATCCTCAGCGTGCTGCGGATAGTTAGCAAGTCCCATGCTGACGGTGATCTCTACTTCTTCCATGTTCTCCTCTGATGTCCCCTCGCATTCTAAGTCATTACAAACCTGAATGTGGCTCTGTTCGATCTTCTCCCGTATGCAGTCAGCAAATTCATATGCCTGATCCACATTATACTCTGGTAGCACTACCACGAACTCTTCCCCACCATAACGGGCAACAAAGGCATCCTGAAGTTGAAGTGCCTCCACCTCACCTTGCATCAGCTGAGCGATATGTTGGAGGATTTGATTCCCTGCATAGTGACCATAACGATCATTCACCTGCTTAAAGTGATCGATATCTAACAGAATGAGAGACATAGTGGAATTGGGTGTTAATTCTTGGAATAGTAAATATAATTGACGTTCAAAGTAACGATAATTATAAAGACCCGTCATCTCATCCACTTCTGCCCTCTTTCTCGTCTCTTCAAAATGCTCCGCATTTTTCAAGGCAATGGCTGCTTCAGAAGCTAGGATACCTAAAAGCATCTCATCTCGCTTCGAGTAGACCCCTGCCTCCTGAGTGCTCAGCGTAAGCACGCCAAATAAATTACGATTAATCAGAAGGGGAAAGGCTACAATTGAAGACTGTGGTTGAAAAAGTAGCGGTTCATGCTCCCAATGAGCCTCCCTTCTGCTTTTGGTGGTACGGATGATCTCTTGGCGCTCTGCTGCTAACCCACTCAAGCCTTTTCCAATGGGAACAGGTGTCTGCAGGAAGACAGCTTCAACCTCTGGAGTTACAGCAGGTCCATCGATGGCAACAGGTGCTAAGTGATGCCTCTTCTCATCAACAAGAAAGAGATAGGCAAAATCATATTGAGCCAAACCCTGTAATGATTGAATCAGTTCCTTTACCACCTCATTTACCTGCAGCTTGGACGTCAGAAATTGTGAGATCTCATTAAGTCTAGATAGACGGTGATTCAGCTCTTGAAGCTGGTGATAAAGGCGAAAAATATAGGAAAAGGCAAGGATGGGAAAGGCCATATAAAAGAGTGAACCAACACCCATCATTTGATACAATCCATAAATGATAAAGCCGATGGGAAAGAGAATGACATAGGTGAGTAACTCCTGCCAAAAATCTTCAGCAAAAAAGTTCTCCATCTTCTCCTTGTTAAGCATGCTCCGTGCCGACTTCACCAACAAACGATTCAGCAACAGATATGCCAATACATAAAGAATTACGAGGAAAAGATCATGGCTGGTATACGCAATTAAGGGCTTCCCTAGCTCCCCACCAAGATAGTAATAGAAGAAGCCGGACCCCAGCGATGTATAGAGCAGGATAAGTAGATTGATAGCGATCCGTTCAATAGAAAAAATCCGCAACGCAATAAATGCGGAAATATGAGCTAATTGGGTTAAAAATGCCTCTGCGAAAACTCCATATTCAAGGAAAAATGGGAGCGTGATGGCTAGCGACATGGTAAATGCTTCGCCATGAATGGTGAAAGGAAATAGATTTACCAGAAGATAGAGAAATAGAAAGGCAATAAAGATCAGAAAATGATCTTCCACTTCCATAAAAAAATGTTCAAGAGTAGCAAAGTTAAAAAACAATAGATATGACCCCAGTAAAGAGGTTATAATAAGCCACCGCTTCATCTTATCTTCCCCCCCTCCCTATCGTGATTCTTATTGCCTATTTCAGTATTTAAAACATGATTCTTTATACCTATGGGACTATTATACATGGAAATGAGTTTGAATGGAATACATTTACTGGGATGGATAAAAAAACGCCCTCTCCCTTAAAGGGAGAAGGCGTTACACATCTTTTGCTATGGTTTTGTATGAGTTACCTGCCGCTTTTCTAGAAGTTGGGTTCCCACCTTCCAGATATCTGTTGCCCCCATAGTGAGGACAAGATGATGCCCTAAATCCTTATTAAGGAGATATTGTAAAATCTCATCCTTACTTGCTACATAATGAACATGCGAATTACTTTTCTCCTTGATTAATTCAGCAAGGCGCTTTGCACTTACACCCTCGATCTGTTTCTCACCTGCTGGTGAATAAATATCTGTGATGATCACTTCATCTGCATCAGCAAAGGCCTGACCAAATTGCTCAAAAAGATAGTAAGTACGGGTATAGCGTTGTGGTTGAAAGATCGCTACAATTCGTCGACCTGTTCCCTTGGCTGCTTCAAGTGTTGCACGAATCTCCGTTGGATGATGAGCATAATCATCCACAATGAGACAATCATCGATGTCACCGATGATTTGAAAACGCCGTTTCGCATTGGTAAAATGCTGCATCGCATCAGCAATACAAGAGAAACTCACACCCAGGAACCGTCCCACAGCAATGGCTGCTAGAGCATTGCTTACATTATGCTTTCCAGGCACCGGCAATGTAATCCGACCTAATGGTTTACCATACTCCAGTAAATCGAAGGAAATGGAGCAGTTCCCCTCTTCAATATTGATAGCTTGGTAATCCCCTGCACCTTGGCGACCATAAGTGATCACTTCACCGCGGAGTTTCGGGAGCATCTCACGGAGATGGAGATCATCCATGGAGATGATGGCCATGCCCCCTTCCCGCACTTGAGAAAGATATTGCTCATAGGCTGCTAATAAATTGCTAAATTGTCCGCCATAATTCTCTAGATGGTCCGCTTCAATATTGGTCACAACGGAGAGATAGGGATGATAATGCAAGAATGAACGATCACTTTCATCTGCTTCCGCCACCACATAAGGGCTTTTACCTGCTCGAGCATTCCCACCTAGTCCAACCACATTGCCGCCGATCAAGAAGGAAGGATCCAACTCAGCATGGGTTAATAAGAAGGCGATCATGGAGGAGGTGGTGGTCTTTCCATGGGAGCCTGCTACGGTGATCCCTTTCTTCTCATTAACAAGACGGGCTAACATCTGTGAGCGATGAAAGAGAGGAATTCCTTGTTCCTTTGCTGTGATCATTTCCACATTCTCAGAAGGAATACCTGATGAATAGACGACCCAGTCCGCACCATTCACATGCTCAGCTGCATGACCTTGATAGATGGTTACGCCTAATTCTTGTAATTGCTTGGTTAATTCATTCTGTTGCATATCAGAGCCAGAGACTGTATAGCCTGACTCCACCATGATGCGTGCAACGGCACTCATCCCATATCCTCCGACTCCAATAAAATGAACATGCTCTTTGACGGACACGTCCCTCATCTCCTTCATCAGACTTGCTTCTTCAACCATTGACGCACTTCAGAAATAAAATAAAGTGAGCCAGTAACAATACAGACATCCTCCTTGGACAAGGTAGGAAGCGTAGCTTTCCATGCCTCATGCCAATCAGCAAAGACTTGAATTCGTTCTGGTGATAAGTACTTCGCTGCATGTTGCCCCAATTCTTCGGCAGAATGTGCCCGCCGATCGGAGAAGCTGGTACAGATTAGTTGATCAGCCATCGGTGCAAGATCCTGAAGCACCGCATCGATCTCCTTCCCTTCAATAGCACTATAGATGATAGTAAGTCGCTTATCCTTTAAAGGGATTTTTACTGCTCCTTCTAGCTCCACCTCGACTTCTTGAATGGTCTTCGCCAGACTACGTGCTCCTGGTTCATTATGAGCACCATCGAGGATAATGAGTGGGTCCCGTTTCATCACTTCAAAGCGACCTGCCCATTTGGTCTTTTTCATGCCCTGACGAATGGTCTTTTCCTCAAGGATGGTGGCATAGTAGCTCTCCAAAACCTCCAGTGCCTTCAGGGCAACTGCGGCATTCAACTTTTGATGCTCACCAAGTAAGGGTAACTCCACCTGATCCAATTGGTGAAATATAGATCGATATTGTATGGATTGATGAACGCCCATCTCATCACCCGCCTGTTTCGGCATGGTGATCGTTGGAGCTTCCACCATCTCAGCAAAAAAATCCTGATTCCACTGATACACCTTCGCCTTTTTCGCTTGAGCCACCCGTTCAATCACAGGCCATGCAGGGTCATCTGGAGCAACCCCTGTAATCACAGGAACCCCTGACTTAATAATTCCTGCTTTCTCCTCTGCGATTTTTTCAATGGTATCGCCCAATATATTTATATGATCCCGACCGATAGTTGTGATAATTGAAATGATGGGAAAAATCACATTGGTGGCATCGAGACGACCACCGAGTCCTGTTTCCCAAACGACGAAGTAGGGACAGCTAATCTCACGATAGTAGAGGAGTGCTGCTGCCGTAATCACCTCAAATTCAGTGGGGCTACCTAAAGGACCTTCTGCACATTTGTCCACCAAAGGCTTGATTCGATTTAATACGGTAACGAGATCCTCATCAAGTATATCTTTACCATTAAATTGAATTCGATTCTGAAATCGCTCGATATATGGCGATGTATAGAGACCCACGTCATAACCAGCTTCGTTAAGAACCGTAGCAAGGTATGAAGCAGTTGATCCCTTCCCATTGGTTCCAGCAATATGAATAAATTTTAGGTGTAATTCTGGATTATCCAGTTCCTTTAAGAGCCATTCCATCCGACGTAATCCTGGCTTAATTCCTAAAGAGACGAGACCGTGTACCCAATCGATTGCTTCCTCAGCGGTTTGAAATGTAGCCACTTTAGACACTTCCTTTATTTCACCATTTTTGTTTGTGCAATTTACATTTGTAATTCTTTAATACGTCCCTTTACTTTTTCACGCTTGATTCGATAATCATTGGCCTTTTCACGCTCTTGTGCGACCACTTGCTCTGGTGCCCGTTCAACGAATTGTGGATTGGACAATTTCTTTTCAGCACGAGCCACCTCTTGATTCAAATCGGCCAGTTCCTTTTCTAATCGAGTAATTTCTTGCTCAATATCGATTAAACCTGCCAGTGGTAAATAGATATCTGCTCCGGTTACCACAGCTGACATGGCCTTATCAGGTCGTTGAAGAGCAATGTCGATCTTCAGCTCCTCAGGATTGCAGAAGCGCACAAGATAATCATGATTCAATTCAATATCCTTGGCAAAATGCTCATCCTGTGGCTGTATCCAGAGCTGAATCTCCTTAGACATGGGCACATTCACTTCCGCACGAATATTACGAACAGCACGGATGATGGACATGATCACTTCCATTTCCTCTTTCGCTTGAGGATCATTGAATTCAGGCCGTTGTTCTGGCCATGACGCCACCGTAATACTCTCACCCTCATGAGGAAGATGCTGCCAAATCTCCTCGGTAATAAAAGGCATCATAGGATGCAAGAGCTTGAGGAGCTTATCCAGCACATAGACCAATACAGACTTGGTCTGCTGTTTAGCATCCTCCTGATCACCGTAGAGATAGAGCTTCGCTAATTCAATATACCAGTCGCAGAAATCATCCCAAATAAAGTTATGAAGAACGCGGCCTACTTCACCAAATTCATACATCTTCATCAAACGATCTACATCCGCAATGGTCTCATTGAGACGGTGAAGAATCCAACGATCTGCTGTACGTAATGAACCAGATAGATCCAGATCCTTAAGGGTAAAGCCATCCAAATTCATGAGGACAAAACGGGATGCGTTCCAGATCTTATTGGCAAAGTTCCGAGCAGCCTCCACCCGCTCCCAATAGAAGCGTTGGTCATTCCCTGGAGTGCTTCCAGTAGCTAGCATATAGCGCAAGGCATCAGCACCATACTGATCAATGACATCCATGGGGTCAATCCCATTACCTAGCGACTTGGACATTTTTCTTCCTTGCGCATCACGGATTAGTCCTGTAATAATCGTCTCCTTAAAGGGGATCTCCTCCATAAATTCTAGAGAGGTAAAGAGCATCCGCGCTACCCAGAAAAAGATAATATCATGACCTGTTACTAGCACATTGGTAGGGAAGTACCGTTCTAAATCAGCAGTTTTGTTAGGCCAGCCTAAGGTAGAGAAGGGCCATAGCGCTGAGCTAAACCAAGTATCAAGCACATCGGTATCCTGTTCGATGTTCGTGCTACCGCAATGAGCACAATGTGTAGCATCCTCACGAGATACAGTAATCTCACCACAATCTGCGCAATGCCAAGCAGGAATGCGGTGTCCCCACCATAGCTGCCGTGAGATACACCAATCTCGAACATTCTCAATCCAATGAAGATAAATCTTTTCGAAGCGTTCGGGAACAAACTGAACCTTACCTTCTGTCCGTTGCCGTTCAATGGCACGTTCTGCTAATGGCTGCATCTTCACAAACCACTGCGTAGAGAGATAGGGTTCAACAACTGCCCCACTTCGCTCAGAGTGACCAACACTATGGAGATGCTCTTCAATTTTAACAAGCAGACCCAGGGTTTGCAGATCCTCAACCACCCGTTTACGACATTCGAAGCGATCAAGGCCTTGATAGTTGAGCGCATGCTCATTCATAGTTCCTGTCTCATCCATAACCGTAATAGGCTCTAAGTGATGACGGAGACCGATCTCGAAGTCATTAGGGTCGTGAGCAGGTGTTATTTTCACAGCACCACTACCAAATTCACGATCTACATAATCATCTGCAATGATGGGGATAGCCCGACCTACTAAAGGTAGGATAGCCTTCTTTCCGATCAGAGCTTGATAGCGTTCATCATCAGGGTGAACAGCAATGGCAATATCACCAAGCATGGTTTCTGGACGGGTAGTGGCAATCTGAATATAGCCAGATCCATCCTCTAAGGGATACTTGATGTGATAGAGCGCGCCTTGCACCTCTTTATAAATAACCTCAATATCCGATAGGGCTGTACGTGCAGCAGGGTCCCAGTTGATAATATACTTGCCTCGATAGATCAAGCCTGCTTCATAGAGTCGAACAAAGACTTCACGAACAGCTTGCGAGAGACCTTCATCCAACGTGAAACGTTCCCGACTGTAATCCAATCCTAATCCCAGCTTTTCCCATTGCTGACGGATCTGTTCAGCATAGGATTCCTTCCACTCCCATACCTTCTCCACAAATTTCTCTCGCCCTAAATCATATCGGGAAACACCTTGTTCACGCAACTTTTCTTCCACTTTTGCTTGTGTAGCAATACCTGCATGGTCCATCCCTGGTAGATATAATGCGTCAAAGCCCTGCATCCGATGAGCCCGCGTAAGAATATCCTGTAATGTGGTATTCATCGCATGACCCATATGAAGGCGTCCTGTCACATTAGGTGGTGGGATTACGATGGTATAAGGTGGTTTATCGCCACCTTTCGCTTCAAAGTACTTACCTTCTAACCAGTATTTATACCAACGAGATTCAATCTCCTTGGGATCGTACTTCGTTGGCATCTCTTCCATCTGGTTCATCCATTCCGACTCCTTTCGTCTCCAAAAAATATAAAAACCCTTCCATCCAAAAGGACGAAAGGGTATTTTCGCGGTACCACCTTTTTTCACAGGGCGCAAGCTGTCCCTGTGCACTTCCATGATAACGGCTCAAGCCGACCCACTCTACCACAGGATGCTCTCCTTGTGCTCAAGTGGATTACTCGAGGACGACTTCGATCTTTTCACTATAAGAAACCTTGCACCCTAGGGTTCCTCTCTCTGCATAGGAGTGAAGATCTACTACTTCCTCTCATCGTCATTCCATATTGAACTTTATAACACTTATCATACTCAGTTTTATGCAAAACGTCAATTCATGTTGTCAAGATGAGCCTAGCTTGCATATGGTATATTGACTAAGCATGAAGAGGTGATTCACCGTGCGTTGGATGAACCAACTTCGTAAACTATCCTGGTATCTTAAGTTTAAGCTCCTCGCTCGTCATATCTTTCTCAGCCTGCTTATCTTTCAGTTTATCCGAACTTTGCTCTTTCCAACCACCTTTGATGTGGTCTTGCTTACCATTGTAGCCCTATTATACTTCGCAGTGATTCTTGACTGGATCTAAAAATCACCCATTCCCTGCATTGGAACGGGTGATCAAATTTCGTTATATGGGGGTAGGAATATAAAGAAGCTGCCCTTCTGCCAGCTCAGCAGAAGCTAATTGGTTGAACTCCATTAGCTGTTTCGGAGTCATTTCATAACGCTGAGCAATCTCAAAAAGGGTCTCCTCCCGCTGGACAATACAGAGCTTCACCTTCGTAAAGCTTGGACCATCCTCCTTATCGGGATAGAGGTAGTAACGAAGCTCCTTCTCTGGTGATTCAGTTGCTTCCGCAACCACATCAAGCTCGAGCTCTAAGTCCATCCCTTCCAAAGAGGCTTCAGTTGTATTCCTCTCCTCATCAATAGCACGCTTGCCAATGGTTACCTTAAACTCTTTCACGACCTCTTCAGTTTGCTCCTGCACTTCTTCTGCTGTGGCTTCTGCCTCCACATGAACTTCCTCTGCTTCCGACTCGACTTCTGCTTGATCCGACTCTCTTTCCTGATTGCTTTCTGTCCCTAAAGCTTCGGTTTGCTTACTTACGCTCTCCTCTTGCTCGTGGGTAGCTGCTTTTTCCGGAGCTTCATCTCCTTCAGGTAAGAAACTTGAAAGATGTGCTCCTTTCTCATCATCTTCGTGAGCTGGATTCGCTACCTGGAGCGACTCTGACTCCTCTACTGTAGGATTCATTTTTTCCTGAGCATCCTCTTCCATCATGCTTGTAACTTTCTTACTAAACTCCTCGTTGATTTCCTCGCTAGTCTCTTTGCTGATTTGCTCACTGCCTTCCTCGCTATTTTGTTCCGTGAGAGTTTCTTTTACCTCTTCTTCCTCCAGCAGATCTGTATTCACATGCTCTTCATGCTGCTCGATTCTCTTCCCCTCCTGTTTCTCCACCTTCAGTCTCTCTTCACGAGGAAGATTCCATTGCATAGATTCATGAAAACGGAATAGCGGAGTTGATCCTGACTGGGGCTTAGTCTTCTCTTCTGTCTCCTCACGTAAGGGATCATCTGCCGCAGCAATCCTTAATAGCTTCTCTTCATTCCACTGCTCCCAGACCTCCCAATTAAAAGGGGGATCTGGGTTTGGAGTAAATGTTTCTCCCTGTTCTACCTTCTGCGCACCCCTCACACCTTCGATGCATAGCTCAGCAGTGATCAAGAGCTGATGGGGATCCACCACATCATAATCAAATGAATCGATCTTCACATACACCTTCTCAATATCGTTGATTCGTTCCTTGGCAATTTCGATCTGTACAGGGATCTCATGGAATAGCTCTCCTGCCTTAAACGACGATGAGAAGATTCCCTGCTTACTCTCCAGCATGGCCTGTTCACTGAACGGAGTACGTTCTCGACCCTGATAACGCCCCCTACAGAGCAAAATTCCATCGATGAGTACCTTCTCACGTTCCTCAAAGACTGAGATATGGGGAATCAGTTCAATTTCACGAATCTCCTCCATCCCCACCTGCTGGCGAGGTAAGAGTATTGATTCTTCAACGAAGAGGCGAACCTCATCTCCTTGCGACATTCCGCTCCTCCTTTCAACTGCTACTTCTCTTTCAAATATATGAAAAAAGTGGGCGAGTATTCGCCTGATTCGTACAAAGGATAGAAAAAGCGTTCTCTCCAATGAGAGAACGCTTCTCCATTTATTCGATTCAATTAAAGGCTCTTCAACACCTTGCGATTTGCTGCAATAGCCTGCTCCATATCATCCATGGTATGGGCGGTGGAGATGAACATGCACTCTAATTGAGAAGGCGCCATATAGATACCTTCCTCCAGCATCGCCTTAAAGTACCGTTTGAACAGCTTCATATCGGAGGTCATTGCTGTACGAAAATCCACTACATTCTCTTGGGTAAAGAATGGACAAACCATGGAGCCTACCCGATTGATATGCATGGGAATTCCTGCTTCCTCCGCATTTTGCCGGAAGCCTTCTTCGAGGCGTGCTGCTTTCTTCTCTAGCTCCTCATAAACTTCAGGCTTCAGCTCCTGCAATGTGGCATAGCCTGCTGCCATGGCTAGAGGATTCCCCGAGAGCGTACCTGCTTGATACACAGGACCGATGGGTGCAATCTGTTCCATAATCTCCCGCTTACCACCATAGGCTCCTACGGGTAGCCCACCACCGATTACCTTACCCATGGTGGTTAGATCTGGCATCACATCATAGCGACCTTGAGCAGAATGGAGATGGACACGGAAACCTGTGATCACCTCATCAAAGATCAGCAATGCACCGTATCGCTCTGTAATCTCACGTAGTCCTTGAAGGAAGCCAGGTTGCGGTGGAACTGTCCCCATATTTCCTGCCACTGGTTCAACAAAGACACAAGCGATCTCGTCGCCATAATGTTGGAAGAGGGCTTCAACACTGGCCAAATCATTATAGTTTGCTAGTAAGGTATGCTGGGCGATGGAGTTAGGCACCCCTGGACTATCTGGTGTCCCTAATTCGGTTGCACCTGAACCTGCCTTGATGAGAAAGGAATCAGAATGGCCATGATAACCACCGATAAATTTCACTACTTTTGCACGACCTGTATAGCCACGGGCAAGTCGCAGTGCACTCATGGTCGCTTCAG
Proteins encoded in this region:
- a CDS encoding bifunctional folylpolyglutamate synthase/dihydrofolate synthase, encoding MATFQTAEEAIDWVHGLVSLGIKPGLRRMEWLLKELDNPELHLKFIHIAGTNGKGSTASYLATVLNEAGYDVGLYTSPYIERFQNRIQFNGKDILDEDLVTVLNRIKPLVDKCAEGPLGSPTEFEVITAAALLYYREISCPYFVVWETGLGGRLDATNVIFPIISIITTIGRDHINILGDTIEKIAEEKAGIIKSGVPVITGVAPDDPAWPVIERVAQAKKAKVYQWNQDFFAEMVEAPTITMPKQAGDEMGVHQSIQYRSIFHQLDQVELPLLGEHQKLNAAVALKALEVLESYYATILEEKTIRQGMKKTKWAGRFEVMKRDPLIILDGAHNEPGARSLAKTIQEVEVELEGAVKIPLKDKRLTIIYSAIEGKEIDAVLQDLAPMADQLICTSFSDRRAHSAEELGQHAAKYLSPERIQVFADWHEAWKATLPTLSKEDVCIVTGSLYFISEVRQWLKKQV
- a CDS encoding valine--tRNA ligase produces the protein MNQMEEMPTKYDPKEIESRWYKYWLEGKYFEAKGGDKPPYTIVIPPPNVTGRLHMGHAMNTTLQDILTRAHRMQGFDALYLPGMDHAGIATQAKVEEKLREQGVSRYDLGREKFVEKVWEWKESYAEQIRQQWEKLGLGLDYSRERFTLDEGLSQAVREVFVRLYEAGLIYRGKYIINWDPAARTALSDIEVIYKEVQGALYHIKYPLEDGSGYIQIATTRPETMLGDIAIAVHPDDERYQALIGKKAILPLVGRAIPIIADDYVDREFGSGAVKITPAHDPNDFEIGLRHHLEPITVMDETGTMNEHALNYQGLDRFECRKRVVEDLQTLGLLVKIEEHLHSVGHSERSGAVVEPYLSTQWFVKMQPLAERAIERQRTEGKVQFVPERFEKIYLHWIENVRDWCISRQLWWGHRIPAWHCADCGEITVSREDATHCAHCGSTNIEQDTDVLDTWFSSALWPFSTLGWPNKTADLERYFPTNVLVTGHDIIFFWVARMLFTSLEFMEEIPFKETIITGLIRDAQGRKMSKSLGNGIDPMDVIDQYGADALRYMLATGSTPGNDQRFYWERVEAARNFANKIWNASRFVLMNLDGFTLKDLDLSGSLRTADRWILHRLNETIADVDRLMKMYEFGEVGRVLHNFIWDDFCDWYIELAKLYLYGDQEDAKQQTKSVLVYVLDKLLKLLHPMMPFITEEIWQHLPHEGESITVASWPEQRPEFNDPQAKEEMEVIMSIIRAVRNIRAEVNVPMSKEIQLWIQPQDEHFAKDIELNHDYLVRFCNPEELKIDIALQRPDKAMSAVVTGADIYLPLAGLIDIEQEITRLEKELADLNQEVARAEKKLSNPQFVERAPEQVVAQEREKANDYRIKREKVKGRIKELQM
- a CDS encoding LysM peptidoglycan-binding domain-containing protein → MSQGDEVRLFVEESILLPRQQVGMEEIREIELIPHISVFEEREKVLIDGILLCRGRYQGRERTPFSEQAMLESKQGIFSSSFKAGELFHEIPVQIEIAKERINDIEKVYVKIDSFDYDVVDPHQLLITAELCIEGVRGAQKVEQGETFTPNPDPPFNWEVWEQWNEEKLLRIAAADDPLREETEEKTKPQSGSTPLFRFHESMQWNLPREERLKVEKQEGKRIEQHEEHVNTDLLEEEEVKETLTEQNSEEGSEQISKETSEEINEEFSKKVTSMMEEDAQEKMNPTVEESESLQVANPAHEDDEKGAHLSSFLPEGDEAPEKAATHEQEESVSKQTEALGTESNQERESDQAEVESEAEEVHVEAEATAEEVQEQTEEVVKEFKVTIGKRAIDEERNTTEASLEGMDLELELDVVAEATESPEKELRYYLYPDKEDGPSFTKVKLCIVQREETLFEIAQRYEMTPKQLMEFNQLASAELAEGQLLYIPTPI
- the hemL gene encoding glutamate-1-semialdehyde 2,1-aminomutase, whose translation is MTRSFERSITAFQEALKVMPGGVNSPVRAFCAVEMNPVVMERGEGSRLWDIDGNEYIDFVNSWGPLILGHAHPSVLRAVTETAQKGTSFGAPTEIETKMAQLVIERMPSVEMVRMVNSGTEATMSALRLARGYTGRAKVVKFIGGYHGHSDSFLIKAGSGATELGTPDSPGVPNSIAQHTLLANYNDLASVEALFQHYGDEIACVFVEPVAGNMGTVPPQPGFLQGLREITERYGALLIFDEVITGFRVHLHSAQGRYDVMPDLTTMGKVIGGGLPVGAYGGKREIMEQIAPIGPVYQAGTLSGNPLAMAAGYATLQELKPEVYEELEKKAARLEEGFRQNAEEAGIPMHINRVGSMVCPFFTQENVVDFRTAMTSDMKLFKRYFKAMLEEGIYMAPSQLECMFISTAHTMDDMEQAIAANRKVLKSL